A portion of the Diceros bicornis minor isolate mBicDic1 chromosome 20, mDicBic1.mat.cur, whole genome shotgun sequence genome contains these proteins:
- the FBXL7 gene encoding F-box/LRR-repeat protein 7 isoform X3, translating into MSQSLERSHLSPRCTQGLSGKGSSSISSDVSSSTDHTPTQAQKNVATSEDSDLSMRTLSTPSPALICPPNLPGFQNGRGSSTSSSSITGETVAMVHSPPPTRLTHPLIRLAARPQKEQASIERLPDHSMVQIFSFLPTNQLCRCARVCRRWYNLAWDPRLWRTIRLTGETINVDRALKVLTRRLCQDTPNVCLMLETVTVSGCRRLTDRGLYTIAQCCPELRRLEVSGCYNISNEAVFDVVSLCPNLEHLDVSDFHPLPGHDGLLRAGGRGPAHHRGALHAAQPPVPAALRPPHRRGPPLPDDLLHLHQGAERQRLPLRQRLRPARDRQTGVPPAVPQYRPLRPGHRRGHPLRRQVLQQAALPQREGLRGHHGPRRGVPRQELRETQVSGHRQMPFGLRHGPGVPGPELLQPQAAQPQVLREHHRPRLADRGGQLLRPPDAERPGLRGVRRGPAVCETPLQALRHRAHQPCLLLKGQRPSGTVCVQT; encoded by the exons ACTCCGACTTGAGCATGCGCACACTGAGCACGCCCAGCCCTGCCTTGATATGTCCTCCGAACCTGCCTGGATTTCAGAATGGAAGGGGCTCGTCCACCTCCTCGTCCTCCATCACAGGGGAGACGGTGGCCATGGTCCACTCCCCGCCCCCGACCCGCCTCACCCACCCGCTCATCCGGCTCGCTGCCAGACCCCAGAAAGAGCAGGCCAGCATAGAGCGGCTCCCGGATCACTCCATGGTCCAGATCTTCTCCTTCCTGCCCACCAACCAGCTGTGCCGCTGCGCCCGCGTGTGCCGCCGCTGGTACAACCTGGCCTGGGACCCGCGGCTCTGGAGGACTATCCGCCTGACGGGCGAGACCATCAACGTGGACCGCGCCCTCAAGGTGCTGACCCGCAGACTCTGTCAGGACACACCCAACGTCTGTCTCATGCTGGAAACCGTAACTGTCAGTGGCTGCAGGCGGCTCACGGACCGAGGGCTTTACACCATTGCCCAgtgctgcccagaactgaggcgaCTGGAGGTCTCGGGCTGTTACAATATCTCCAACGAGGCCGTCTTTGACGTGGTGTCCCTCTGCCCCAACCTGGAGCACCTGGATGTGTCAG ATTTCCATCCGCTACCTGGACATGACGGACTGCTTCGTGCTGGAGGACGAGGGCCTGCACACCATCGCGGCGCACTGCACGCAGCTCAGCCACCTGTACCTGCGGCGCTGCGTCCGCCTCACCGACGAGGGCCTCCGCTACCTGATGATCTACTGCACCTCCATCAAGGAGCTGAGCGTCAGCGACTGCCGCTTCGTCAGCGACTTCGGCCTGCGAGAGATCGCCAAACTGGAGTCCCGCCTGCGGTACCTCAGTATCGCCCACTGCGGCCGGGTCACCGACGTGGGCATCCGCTACGTCGCCAAGTACTGCAGCAAGCTGCGCTACCTCAACGCGAGGGGCTGCGAGGGCATCACGGACCACGGCGTGGAGTACCTCGCCAAGAACTGCGCGAAACTCAAGTCTCTGGACATCGGCAAATGCCCTTTGGTCTCCGACACGGGCCTGGAGTGCCTGGCCCTGAACTGCTTCAACCTCAAGCGGCTCAGCCTCAAGTCCTGCGAGAGCATCACCGGCCAAGGCTTGCAGATCGTGGCGGCCAACTGCTTCGACCTCCAGATGCTGAACGTCCAGGACTGCGAGGTGTCCGTCGAGGCCCTGCGGTTTGTGAAACGCCACTGCAAGCGCTGCGTCATCGAGCACACCAACCCTGCCTTCTTCTGAAGGGACAGCGTCCATCCGGCACTGTTTGCGTACAGACGTGA
- the FBXL7 gene encoding F-box/LRR-repeat protein 7 isoform X2 — MGANNGKQYGSEGKGSSSISSDVSSSTDHTPTQAQKNVATSEDSDLSMRTLSTPSPALICPPNLPGFQNGRGSSTSSSSITGETVAMVHSPPPTRLTHPLIRLAARPQKEQASIERLPDHSMVQIFSFLPTNQLCRCARVCRRWYNLAWDPRLWRTIRLTGETINVDRALKVLTRRLCQDTPNVCLMLETVTVSGCRRLTDRGLYTIAQCCPELRRLEVSGCYNISNEAVFDVVSLCPNLEHLDVSGCSKVTCISLTREASIKLSPLHGKQISIRYLDMTDCFVLEDEGLHTIAAHCTQLSHLYLRRCVRLTDEGLRYLMIYCTSIKELSVSDCRFVSDFGLREIAKLESRLRYLSIAHCGRVTDVGIRYVAKYCSKLRYLNARGCEGITDHGVEYLAKNCAKLKSLDIGKCPLVSDTGLECLALNCFNLKRLSLKSCESITGQGLQIVAANCFDLQMLNVQDCEVSVEALRFVKRHCKRCVIEHTNPAFF; from the exons ACTCCGACTTGAGCATGCGCACACTGAGCACGCCCAGCCCTGCCTTGATATGTCCTCCGAACCTGCCTGGATTTCAGAATGGAAGGGGCTCGTCCACCTCCTCGTCCTCCATCACAGGGGAGACGGTGGCCATGGTCCACTCCCCGCCCCCGACCCGCCTCACCCACCCGCTCATCCGGCTCGCTGCCAGACCCCAGAAAGAGCAGGCCAGCATAGAGCGGCTCCCGGATCACTCCATGGTCCAGATCTTCTCCTTCCTGCCCACCAACCAGCTGTGCCGCTGCGCCCGCGTGTGCCGCCGCTGGTACAACCTGGCCTGGGACCCGCGGCTCTGGAGGACTATCCGCCTGACGGGCGAGACCATCAACGTGGACCGCGCCCTCAAGGTGCTGACCCGCAGACTCTGTCAGGACACACCCAACGTCTGTCTCATGCTGGAAACCGTAACTGTCAGTGGCTGCAGGCGGCTCACGGACCGAGGGCTTTACACCATTGCCCAgtgctgcccagaactgaggcgaCTGGAGGTCTCGGGCTGTTACAATATCTCCAACGAGGCCGTCTTTGACGTGGTGTCCCTCTGCCCCAACCTGGAGCACCTGGATGTGTCAG GGTGCTCCAAAGTGACCTGCATCAGCTTGACCCGGGAGGCCTCCATTAAACTGTCCCCCTTGCATGGCAAACAGATTTCCATCCGCTACCTGGACATGACGGACTGCTTCGTGCTGGAGGACGAGGGCCTGCACACCATCGCGGCGCACTGCACGCAGCTCAGCCACCTGTACCTGCGGCGCTGCGTCCGCCTCACCGACGAGGGCCTCCGCTACCTGATGATCTACTGCACCTCCATCAAGGAGCTGAGCGTCAGCGACTGCCGCTTCGTCAGCGACTTCGGCCTGCGAGAGATCGCCAAACTGGAGTCCCGCCTGCGGTACCTCAGTATCGCCCACTGCGGCCGGGTCACCGACGTGGGCATCCGCTACGTCGCCAAGTACTGCAGCAAGCTGCGCTACCTCAACGCGAGGGGCTGCGAGGGCATCACGGACCACGGCGTGGAGTACCTCGCCAAGAACTGCGCGAAACTCAAGTCTCTGGACATCGGCAAATGCCCTTTGGTCTCCGACACGGGCCTGGAGTGCCTGGCCCTGAACTGCTTCAACCTCAAGCGGCTCAGCCTCAAGTCCTGCGAGAGCATCACCGGCCAAGGCTTGCAGATCGTGGCGGCCAACTGCTTCGACCTCCAGATGCTGAACGTCCAGGACTGCGAGGTGTCCGTCGAGGCCCTGCGGTTTGTGAAACGCCACTGCAAGCGCTGCGTCATCGAGCACACCAACCCTGCCTTCTTCTGA
- the FBXL7 gene encoding F-box/LRR-repeat protein 7 isoform X1, translating to MSQSLERSHLSPRCTQGLSGKGSSSISSDVSSSTDHTPTQAQKNVATSEDSDLSMRTLSTPSPALICPPNLPGFQNGRGSSTSSSSITGETVAMVHSPPPTRLTHPLIRLAARPQKEQASIERLPDHSMVQIFSFLPTNQLCRCARVCRRWYNLAWDPRLWRTIRLTGETINVDRALKVLTRRLCQDTPNVCLMLETVTVSGCRRLTDRGLYTIAQCCPELRRLEVSGCYNISNEAVFDVVSLCPNLEHLDVSGCSKVTCISLTREASIKLSPLHGKQISIRYLDMTDCFVLEDEGLHTIAAHCTQLSHLYLRRCVRLTDEGLRYLMIYCTSIKELSVSDCRFVSDFGLREIAKLESRLRYLSIAHCGRVTDVGIRYVAKYCSKLRYLNARGCEGITDHGVEYLAKNCAKLKSLDIGKCPLVSDTGLECLALNCFNLKRLSLKSCESITGQGLQIVAANCFDLQMLNVQDCEVSVEALRFVKRHCKRCVIEHTNPAFF from the exons ACTCCGACTTGAGCATGCGCACACTGAGCACGCCCAGCCCTGCCTTGATATGTCCTCCGAACCTGCCTGGATTTCAGAATGGAAGGGGCTCGTCCACCTCCTCGTCCTCCATCACAGGGGAGACGGTGGCCATGGTCCACTCCCCGCCCCCGACCCGCCTCACCCACCCGCTCATCCGGCTCGCTGCCAGACCCCAGAAAGAGCAGGCCAGCATAGAGCGGCTCCCGGATCACTCCATGGTCCAGATCTTCTCCTTCCTGCCCACCAACCAGCTGTGCCGCTGCGCCCGCGTGTGCCGCCGCTGGTACAACCTGGCCTGGGACCCGCGGCTCTGGAGGACTATCCGCCTGACGGGCGAGACCATCAACGTGGACCGCGCCCTCAAGGTGCTGACCCGCAGACTCTGTCAGGACACACCCAACGTCTGTCTCATGCTGGAAACCGTAACTGTCAGTGGCTGCAGGCGGCTCACGGACCGAGGGCTTTACACCATTGCCCAgtgctgcccagaactgaggcgaCTGGAGGTCTCGGGCTGTTACAATATCTCCAACGAGGCCGTCTTTGACGTGGTGTCCCTCTGCCCCAACCTGGAGCACCTGGATGTGTCAG GGTGCTCCAAAGTGACCTGCATCAGCTTGACCCGGGAGGCCTCCATTAAACTGTCCCCCTTGCATGGCAAACAGATTTCCATCCGCTACCTGGACATGACGGACTGCTTCGTGCTGGAGGACGAGGGCCTGCACACCATCGCGGCGCACTGCACGCAGCTCAGCCACCTGTACCTGCGGCGCTGCGTCCGCCTCACCGACGAGGGCCTCCGCTACCTGATGATCTACTGCACCTCCATCAAGGAGCTGAGCGTCAGCGACTGCCGCTTCGTCAGCGACTTCGGCCTGCGAGAGATCGCCAAACTGGAGTCCCGCCTGCGGTACCTCAGTATCGCCCACTGCGGCCGGGTCACCGACGTGGGCATCCGCTACGTCGCCAAGTACTGCAGCAAGCTGCGCTACCTCAACGCGAGGGGCTGCGAGGGCATCACGGACCACGGCGTGGAGTACCTCGCCAAGAACTGCGCGAAACTCAAGTCTCTGGACATCGGCAAATGCCCTTTGGTCTCCGACACGGGCCTGGAGTGCCTGGCCCTGAACTGCTTCAACCTCAAGCGGCTCAGCCTCAAGTCCTGCGAGAGCATCACCGGCCAAGGCTTGCAGATCGTGGCGGCCAACTGCTTCGACCTCCAGATGCTGAACGTCCAGGACTGCGAGGTGTCCGTCGAGGCCCTGCGGTTTGTGAAACGCCACTGCAAGCGCTGCGTCATCGAGCACACCAACCCTGCCTTCTTCTGA